Below is a genomic region from Methanococcus maripaludis.
TGAATAATATTTATGTTGTAGCCGAAATACCGACTGGTGAAAAAATGATATTTCTTGATCTGGAACTCAAGGATTCTCCCGGAGAGCTTTTGAAAGCTTTACAACCGATTTCTTCTGCGGGAGCCAATATTTTTAGTGTTATTCATATGCGCGAAAATAAAACACAGGACGGAAGAGTCCCCGTAAAAGTCGTGATCGAAAAATTAAACGATAATCTGTTAAATTCTATCGTGGAAAACCTTGAAAAACTAGACGTTATCGTTGCTAAAATAAACGAAAAAATGAAAAAAACGAACCTCGAAGTTGTAGTCGTTGGACATATCGTAGATACTGATGTACTCGATACTATCGACAGGATTAATGAATTTGGGGTAGTTGTTGATTTAGATTTAACAATGCCTGATCCTGTTGCGGAATCTTCTGCAAGAATGAGAATAACGATAGATAACGAAAAATTAAACGAGCTTTATGACGAATTTGATAAAATAGCTAAAGAAAAAGGTTTGTTGTTTATTAAATCATGCTAAGGGGATATTTATGAAGATAATTCTTGTAGGATTTGGAATAATTGGTAAGGGTGTTTTAAAGACCATTACCCTCAAATCAGAACATTTAAAGAATAGATATGGAATGGATTTACAAGTTGCTGCAATTTGTGATAGAAGCGGTGCTGCAATTGATGAAAACGGCCTCGATTTGGAATTAGCTTTGAAAGTTAAAGAAGAAACAGGAAAAATTGCAGATTATCCAGAAAAAGGATGCGAAATGGGCATTTTAGAAGTTATTGAGTCAGTAAATGCGGACGCTATTGTTGAGGTAAGCCCTACGAACATTGAAACCGGTGAACCTGCAAAATCATACATGTTAAAAGCGTTTGAAACCAAAAAACACGTCGTAAGTGCAAATAAAGGTCCCCTCGCAGTTTCATTTAAAGAACTCGTAAAATGTGCAGAAGAAAATAAAGTTTGTTTCAGATATGAAGCTTCAGTCGGTGGCGCAATGCCAATAATCAATCTTGCAAAGGAAACACTAGCAGGAAATGATATTAAAGTAATAAAAGGAATTTTAAACGGGACTACAAACTATATACTAACCAAAATGGAAAAAGAACAGCTTGATTTTGATATGGTATTAAAAGAAGCCCAGGAACTCGGTATTGCTGAAACAAACCCTCATCAGGATATCAGCGGATTGGATACTGCTGCAAAAATTGTAATTTTAGCAAATTCAATATTTGGAAGAGATGTAACAATTAAAGATGTGGAATTAGAAGGAATTACAAGAATTACTCCTGAAGCGCTTGCGATGGCAAATAAAAGTGGCCACACTATAAAATTAATAGGGGAAGTTACAGATGAAAAACTCATAGTATGCCCAAAACTTGTACCTATTGACAGTCCTTTAAACGTTAAAGGAAGTTTAAACGTTGCAATGGTTAGTACGGATCTTGCAAACGATATTGTAGTTGTTGGAACCGGTGCAGGAGACATTGAAACTGCTTCTGCAATTCTGAGCGATTTAGTAAATATTCACCAGACAATGAAAAACTAATATATCTTTTTTAAAACGTTTTTTAATAAACTTTAAAAAGAAAGTAAACAAAAAGGCTTATATATCTTTAAAATAGTTTATATCTTGGCTTGTGGCACGGGGTGCTTATCTTGGTAGATGAGGGCGGACTTCAGATCCGTCGAGTTCCGTTGGAATTCGGGGTTCGATTCCCCCCCTGCGCCGTTTTATATTTTTGGTGGGCTTTATGGACAAAATGTACTCTAAAAAAGGGGGAATTCCCGAACTAAAAGAGTTAATATCTATTTTAAACAATTTTACTGGAATTATCTCCCTTGATAATGCCAGATTATATTATATCGACTCAAAACTTGTTTTTTCTAGTTTAAATGATAAAGAAATGGATTTAAAAGATATTTTTAAAAATATCCCCGAAGAATTCCAGATCGAAGCTAAAAACATGGATTACGATCGGGTAAACAGCTTGCTCGATAAAGTTCTTTCGAAAAATCCAGATGTTAAATCCGTTTCAAAAGATATTTTTGTCGATGTTTATGGAAATATTGAAAATTATGTGGGGCATGGGCTTTTTAAAGTTACATTATTTCCTAGAAAATATAAAGATGAAATAGGAACTATTTTATTTTCAAACAAAGATGAAATTGCTGCAATACACCAGAAAAAGGATAAAATTCTTGTCGGTTTGAAAGCATTGAATAAAATAAAGACTATTTTTGCAGTTAGCGATGTAAAAATATGCCCTGAACAAATATCAAAACAGGATTTAGATGAAATATTAAAAGAAAATAGGGATGCATTGTTGAAAAATTTTGTATCATTTGAAGAATTGATAGAAAAAATTAAACAAAAATCTCCAAAAATTGTTGAAAATGATTCGTTATATAATATACTCCCAAAAAACCCGTCGATCGTTGAAATTGTTGAAAAAAATGCAATACTTGTTTCTAAAGACAAAACTCCGATTATGGCATTTTTAGGGGAATACGACGGAGATAAAGCGTTTAGAATTATCAAAAATTTCTGTATATTAAATAATACCATCTTTAAAATCTACGAATTAACTGAAGACGAGTTTAAAAATATTAAGGAATTCAAAAACGCCAAAATAAAAGATATTAATTAAATTTGTTTTTTAACAATTTCATAAGCTTTTTTTAAATCCCCTGACTCCAAAATTGCTTTTTCTGCCGCTTCTTTTGAAATTCCCTGTTCTTCCAAAGCCTTGACGCCTTCTTCAAACATTTTTGATTTCTTAATTATTTCTTCGGCGAGTTCTTTTTTAAGTTCCATGTATTCATCTTCGCCCATATCTATTGCAAGCATTGCGCTGTCCCTAAATGGACATGGTTTTGTAATCTTGCAGCACCAGATTAAACTTCCAAAACAGGTGTTTTTGCCAAGCCCGAGTCTTGTTCGGCTTCCAAAATCTTGTTTCATTTTTGAAAATTCTTCTACAGGTATATCAATTGATTCTAACGCCTTGTGTAATGGGCAGTATTTTACAGGAGGGCAGCAGAATGCAAGTCCCCTTAAATCGCCGCCTCTGCAGATGTGTGAAGGGGAATTTTCCCACATATAAATCACCTAAATCATATTTCTAACAATTTCAACATAATTATTAATTAGCTCATTTAAAAGGAATCTTCCATGAGTTCTGTCTAAAAAAACGCCATTTTCTTCCACAGATCTTGCTTCTAAATCTATAGCTTCGTTTTTTTCCCTTGCTTCTTTTAGACCGACCATTCCAATTTCTTCGTAAATTTCAGGATCGTGGGTCTTCATCTTATCTTCTGAAAGTATTCCAACTGCATATCCCAAGGATACTTCATCAGTTGCTGCATGGGTTAAACAGACGTTTTCCATTCGGATAAAACAGTTTTCATGATTTAATTTTGAAATTTCGTCTTTTATTAGGGTGTTTCCACCATGGCAGTTTATAATCAAGAATTTATTTATCCCAATTTTTCTGCCATTTTCAACCAGATATTTAATATAATTAATTACATCTTTGATGGAATCGTGAATACCGTGTTTCACGTAAGAATATTCTGTTGAAGGAAGTACTACGCCTAAAAATTTTGCTCCGGTAATTATTGAAACATTTAATGCAATATATGATGCAATTTTTGCATCGGTATCTATTGGAAGGGCTGAACCGTGATTTTCAAGAAATGATCCAAGAGCAATAATTCCTATCCCGTGGACCTTTTCATTGAAAATATTTCCAGAACCGTATCTTAAATCAACCATAAATTTCACATTTTGGCTTTTTTAAGAGCCCTTCTGTATTTTCCGTATTTATCAACGGGAGAAAATCTAGGCGGTTTTATTGTAACGGATTTTTCATTGCAGCCACTACAAAAATCTTTCAATGTGTATTTTCCACATTTAGGGCATTTTTTCATTCTCATAGTATCAATTACTCTTCAACTCGTACAAAACTACCTTTTCCACCAGCATATCCTTTTATGAAGTCGATTGCTTCTTCAGATACCATTCTTAAAACATCTTCTCCACTTTTGTAGTCTGGTGCGAGTACTTCTACCCTATACTTTGGAGCTCCGATGTAAGTGATATTTACTTCCACGTCTTCGTAAGGGTTTGCTTTTAAAGCTTTTTTCAAACCGTTTTTAATGATTTTTACTCCCGCAGCATCTGTTGTTGTAAGTGAAACTATTCCTGCAACTTTAACATTTGAAAGTTCGATATTTTCACTTGCAACTTCGTAAATTACATCTGCCCATTCTTGTGGAAGTGGTGTTTCAAGTTCATCTAAAACTTCTTTTCCTTCGATAACGATTGATTCAAAAGCGTCGTATAATTCCCCAAATTCATCGATTAAAGGATATCCAACAATTTCCCATCCTTCTTCGATCGTTTTTCCAAGTTTTTCTGATGCGAACTGGAGTAATTTTTCAGCTCTTTGGAATCTCTTCCATTCCTGAACTTTTACTTTTTTCTGCTGGTCAGTTGCCCTTTTTAATGAAAGATCGATCTGGTTCTTGTGAGGCGTTACTCTCATTACCTTTGCAACGACTCTTTGACCCTTTTTAATATGGTCTCTTATGTTTTTAATCCATCCTGAGGAAACTTCAGAAATATGAACCATCCCTTCCTTTCCAGGATACTCTAAAAGTTCGATAAAGGCCCCGAAAGACTTAACGTCAATAACATTTCCGATTACAATGTCCCCTTCTTCAGGAAAATCCTTTCTCATGATTCCACCTTGATTAACTTATAATACGCATATGGAGTGTTTATACCCACTAGTATTTAAACAATTATAAAATCGAACTACTTTGAAAGACTTTTAAAAAAGAATAAAAAGAGTTATTGTAATACTTCTAAGATTTTTGCTTTGATTGCGCCTTTTGAAGCTTTTGGTTCAGCAATGATTTTGCCGCATCCTGCACATTTAACTTCTGTTGAAGGGCATCCAAAGATAACTTGTTCATTGTTGCAGTCTGTACATTGAACTTTTAAGAATCTGCTTTTAGGTTTTGAGATTAATTGCATGTTTTCTCACCGTTTTTCTTAATTATTCTATTAATTCAAACATTCTTGCTCTGAAGCCACCGTTGCTTCTAGTGTGCATTTTTCCGCATTCGGAACATTTGTATCTTAAATCCAATTTTTTAATTGGTTTAGCTCCTCCAGGTAAAGGTCTTGGGTAACCTCCGTATCCTGCAGTCACTCTTCTGAATTGTCTTTGACCCCATTTCAATTCGCTAGCTTTTCTTTTTTTAGCTCTTTCTACTGTGTGTGCAGTGTGCTTTTTACAGTATGGGCAGTATCTGTTCATCTTTTTTTTCATCTTCATGGATGTTCACCCGTTTAATAATATTGTGTTTCTCTAAAATCTTTGAAAATTTCCTATCCAAAGAGATAACGTCATTCTTGTTTAAAACATACTGTAAATTCCCATCGGTAAAGCAGGGGAACTTAGTGATGACTCTTACAATATCAATATCACTTTCACTATTTATATGTTTTGGTTTTTGACACTTATCGGTTTGTTCTTCCGGTTTATTTAAATTAACTGAAAATTTGTCTTTTTTTTTATCGGATTCATCTAATTTTGGAATGTAATCTTCAGTACCACTTCCATAGCAGGTTTCTTCGATAAAATTTATGACCTTTTTTTCATCTTGAATAAATTTATTCGGACTTTCTTTTAAACAGTTTACCTTGTAAATTCTAAAACTTAAAAGATTATTTAGGTAATATTTTACTCGTTTTGATTTAGCATTATCATCGATTGTTTCGAGATAGTTTCGGGCATCTTTGTAAAAATTTTCCGGAAGGTCGGATAAACCGTCTTTAAAAAATTCGTTGAAAAATGCATCCCTTATTTTCTTATACATGGTTTTTCACGTTGCGATAATAAAAAAAATAAAATTTAGGATTCAATTCTTGGTGCAAGTAAGAAGACGAGTTTTGAACCGCTTACTTCGTACTCGATTTTAACAGGCATGTCTGAACCAAGGTATATTTTTAAAAGGTCTTCTGCCGCAGTTGATTTTGTTAAATCTTTTAAATAAGCTAAATTGAAAGTACTTCTTGAAGCTTCGCCCATGTTGAATTCTGCAAGAGCATTGTCGTCATCTTCAATACTGTTATCAAATACAGTTTCACTCTGGTTTAAATCGCCTTTTGAATAGATTATAAATTTATCTTCATCGATTTTCAAAGTGATGTGATCATTTACAAGTTCTGCATCTTTTAAGGCTTCAACAAATGCACCTGCTTTGATTGAAACGCTGTTTGGATATTCTATGTCTGGAACTTTCAAATTGCTTGATGAAACATCGTATAACGCGATTGAAAACTTCCTTGTAACGTTGCTTTTAAAAGTAACATTCAATTTGTTTTTTTCCGTATCAAGATCAAGAATTAATTTTTCGTCGCCCCTTCCTCTCGCAATGATTTTTTTGAGTGCTTCCAGATCAATTCCGATATCTTGAATATCCCCTTCGTATTCTTCAAAAACGTCTTTTGGCATTTCCATGCTCACTAAAGCCACGTGTGACGGATCCATTGCACTTGCTTTGATACCGTTTTCGTCCACTTCAAAACAAATCTCATCTACTAAATTGCTAGTTGCATTAATAACTTTTTTAAAATCTCTTGTATTACATGTAGCCCTGAACATTCATTCACCAGTGATTTTTAATTCATATGAATTATTGTACAAAAAATATATATGGTTTTTTAAGTGATTCAAAAATTATTTTCCTGAAACAAAGTCCCAGAATGATTTTATTGCGCTTGGGTTTCTTGGTTTCTTTCCTTTTACAAGATACATGTATCTAGTAAGGTCTAAATCTTCAATAGGAACTATTTGTAACTGGCCTGCATCTGCCGCTTTTTTTGCAGGAATTTCTGAAATAATTGATATACCGTATCCTTCTGAAACTGCCGTAATTATTGAAGAATTACTTCCAAGGCTCATTATTGTGTGTAAATCCATCATTGAATATCCTTTATCCTGTAAAGCATCTACAAATATCTCCCTTGTACCCGATCCAACTTCCCTGTCAATATAATCTTCTTTTAAGAGATCTGAAAATTTTGCAACTCCTTTTTTCGCAAGTTGATGTTCTGGTGGGACTATGAGTACCAGCCTATCTTTTCCTATAACTTCACTTTCGTATGATCCATCATAAATATTTCCAACTGCAATTATGTCGACTGTCCTGTCTTCTAAAAGCTTGAAACATTTTTCAGAATCGGTAATTTGAATCTGAAATGATACATCTCGAAAAACTTTAGTATAATCTTTAATAATGCTTGGGAGCAAATGTTCTCCAGGCGTAGTACTTGCAGCAATTCGAATTACTCCTTCAGGATGCTCGTGGAGAATTCTCATCTGTTGTTTTGCGTTAGATATATTTTCTAGTAACTTTTCTGCATTTTCGTATAGAATATTTCCTTCAGTAGTTAAATCAACTCCTTCGGGAGTTCTCAAAAAAAGCTGTGCATCAAAAAATTTCTCTAAAACAGATATGTGGTTGCTTACAGTTCCTTGTGTAACGCCCAATTTTTTCGCGGCTTTAGAAAAGCTTTTAGTCTTTGCGGCAAATAGAAACGTTTGAAAATAACTAATTTTTGGGTCCATGATATCACTATTATTAAACATTTATCTTAGATAAATAGATACTATTAGAAAAACTAATATATATATGCATGCCACTATTTTCCTAAAACCATATTGCGAAATTAAAATACAATATCTCGGTGAACAGATGATAATTCCACACAGAAAACCATGTATTGAGTCAGAAATCCGAAGTTCTGGAAATCTCGAAGAATTAAGAAATATATTAAATGATCTTTTATTTTCTGAAAAAGAAATTCATATTCTACCTTCAGGAAATTCTGCAATCCATATCACTTCAGAAATTATATCAAAATTAAATCCGAATTCAAAAACATTAATTCCTGACATGGGCGGATGGAAAGGTTTTGAAACATACTCTAAATTATCAGGATTGAATGTTGAAACACTGGAGACAGATCTCGGAGTAGTTAATACTGAAACTCTCGAAGAAAAAATTAAAGAAAGTGGTGCAAAATCTCTCTTTTTAACGTCACTTGCAGGATACCTCGCAGAACAACCCCTAAAAGAAATTGCAAAAATTTGTAGTGAAAATGAAGTTTTGTTTATTGAAGATGTTTCTGGAAAAATCGGAGGGGACTGCGGATATGGGGACATGGTTGTTTGTTCAACAGGGTCGCCAAAAATTATAAACTGCGAATATGGCGGATTTTTAGGAATTTCTAAAGAAATCATTGAGGTATTAAAAGACAAAAACTTAAAAGAAGATATTAAAAGTCTTTTAAAAACATATAAAATGCCAGATATTTACGGAAAATTAATAGAAGAAAGTTTGCTCTCAAAAAAATCATATAATTCTTGCGTAAATTTTTCAAATATATTTAAGGAAAATATGGAAAATGCATACTTTAAAGATTCCAATGGGGTTTCTGTATTCTTAGAATATGAAAATCCAAAAGAGATCGCCAAAAAAATAGACAAATCAGTTAAA
It encodes:
- a CDS encoding homoserine dehydrogenase, translated to MKIILVGFGIIGKGVLKTITLKSEHLKNRYGMDLQVAAICDRSGAAIDENGLDLELALKVKEETGKIADYPEKGCEMGILEVIESVNADAIVEVSPTNIETGEPAKSYMLKAFETKKHVVSANKGPLAVSFKELVKCAEENKVCFRYEASVGGAMPIINLAKETLAGNDIKVIKGILNGTTNYILTKMEKEQLDFDMVLKEAQELGIAETNPHQDISGLDTAAKIVILANSIFGRDVTIKDVELEGITRITPEALAMANKSGHTIKLIGEVTDEKLIVCPKLVPIDSPLNVKGSLNVAMVSTDLANDIVVVGTGAGDIETASAILSDLVNIHQTMKN
- a CDS encoding methanogenesis marker 9 domain-containing protein, which translates into the protein MWENSPSHICRGGDLRGLAFCCPPVKYCPLHKALESIDIPVEEFSKMKQDFGSRTRLGLGKNTCFGSLIWCCKITKPCPFRDSAMLAIDMGEDEYMELKKELAEEIIKKSKMFEEGVKALEEQGISKEAAEKAILESGDLKKAYEIVKKQI
- the arfB gene encoding 2-amino-5-formylamino-6-ribosylaminopyrimidin-4(3H)-one 5'-monophosphate deformylase, translating into MVDLRYGSGNIFNEKVHGIGIIALGSFLENHGSALPIDTDAKIASYIALNVSIITGAKFLGVVLPSTEYSYVKHGIHDSIKDVINYIKYLVENGRKIGINKFLIINCHGGNTLIKDEISKLNHENCFIRMENVCLTHAATDEVSLGYAVGILSEDKMKTHDPEIYEEIGMVGLKEAREKNEAIDLEARSVEENGVFLDRTHGRFLLNELINNYVEIVRNMI
- a CDS encoding RNA-protein complex protein Nop10 — its product is MRMKKCPKCGKYTLKDFCSGCNEKSVTIKPPRFSPVDKYGKYRRALKKAKM
- a CDS encoding translation initiation factor IF-2 subunit alpha encodes the protein MRKDFPEEGDIVIGNVIDVKSFGAFIELLEYPGKEGMVHISEVSSGWIKNIRDHIKKGQRVVAKVMRVTPHKNQIDLSLKRATDQQKKVKVQEWKRFQRAEKLLQFASEKLGKTIEEGWEIVGYPLIDEFGELYDAFESIVIEGKEVLDELETPLPQEWADVIYEVASENIELSNVKVAGIVSLTTTDAAGVKIIKNGLKKALKANPYEDVEVNITYIGAPKYRVEVLAPDYKSGEDVLRMVSEEAIDFIKGYAGGKGSFVRVEE
- a CDS encoding 30S ribosomal protein S27e; translation: MQLISKPKSRFLKVQCTDCNNEQVIFGCPSTEVKCAGCGKIIAEPKASKGAIKAKILEVLQ
- a CDS encoding 50S ribosomal protein L44e, with protein sequence MKMKKKMNRYCPYCKKHTAHTVERAKKRKASELKWGQRQFRRVTAGYGGYPRPLPGGAKPIKKLDLRYKCSECGKMHTRSNGGFRARMFELIE
- a CDS encoding DNA polymerase sliding clamp, which encodes MFRATCNTRDFKKVINATSNLVDEICFEVDENGIKASAMDPSHVALVSMEMPKDVFEEYEGDIQDIGIDLEALKKIIARGRGDEKLILDLDTEKNKLNVTFKSNVTRKFSIALYDVSSSNLKVPDIEYPNSVSIKAGAFVEALKDAELVNDHITLKIDEDKFIIYSKGDLNQSETVFDNSIEDDDNALAEFNMGEASRSTFNLAYLKDLTKSTAAEDLLKIYLGSDMPVKIEYEVSGSKLVFLLAPRIES
- a CDS encoding selenium metabolism-associated LysR family transcriptional regulator; amino-acid sequence: MDPKISYFQTFLFAAKTKSFSKAAKKLGVTQGTVSNHISVLEKFFDAQLFLRTPEGVDLTTEGNILYENAEKLLENISNAKQQMRILHEHPEGVIRIAASTTPGEHLLPSIIKDYTKVFRDVSFQIQITDSEKCFKLLEDRTVDIIAVGNIYDGSYESEVIGKDRLVLIVPPEHQLAKKGVAKFSDLLKEDYIDREVGSGTREIFVDALQDKGYSMMDLHTIMSLGSNSSIITAVSEGYGISIISEIPAKKAADAGQLQIVPIEDLDLTRYMYLVKGKKPRNPSAIKSFWDFVSGK